One Diospyros lotus cultivar Yz01 chromosome 1, ASM1463336v1, whole genome shotgun sequence genomic window carries:
- the LOC127799057 gene encoding uncharacterized protein LOC127799057: MAQERSLQQGEKATSAKVLPGEYLGRVLLGDSVSGRRRCPPGQLSTSAGSYDTCFSRRATISRRSAQVSTRTLGAPGGTAPQVLSVEEYQQLKRSYDELKASHEENSKALRDLTSFVQDVLPTANLPSSVRRLVSRGDKPHSPSVHSYIPPRTPQGPHRHISTLEGKHMKRRRQTFHDEAPIRVTSQNPLKSQIKRIVEEVLEREKTISARDNSYKRTPFAANLLRRPPPRKFKLPQFPVYSGTGDPIQHVQQFESLVLLHGWDDVTACHVFTLTLVDYAYNWFYKLPEGSVSSYDQLRREFLVAFSINASQAKNPIYLLCVRQEPREPLRRYIDRFRNAILEVHDAPADMVSVALMQGTTYTPLKESLAFDKPTSLTDLLLRADKFAVQEEILNSLDTSSKGSQGTWRRASHF; encoded by the coding sequence ATGGCTCAGGAAAGATCATTGCAACAAGGGGAGAAAGCCACCAGTGCCAAAGTCCTCCCGGGCGAATACCTGGGGCGGGTTCTCCTGGGGGACTCAGTGTCTGGTAGACGGAGGTGCCCTCCCGGGCAACTTTCTACTTCCGCCGGGTCCTATGACACATGCTTCTCGAGGCGTGCTACAATCTCGAGAAGGAGTGCCCAAGTCTCGACAAGAACCTTGGGAGCTCCGGGGGGAACTGCCCCACAGGTTCTTTCTGTCGAGGAATATCAACAGCTTAAAAGGAGTTATGATGAATTGAAGGCAAGCCACGAAGAGAACTCAAAGGCACTTAGGGACCTTACAAGTTTTGTGCAAGATGTTCTGCCTACCGCTAATCTGCCCTCATCAGTAAGGCGTTTAGTCTCAAGAGGAGACAAGCCTCATTCGCCTTCAGTTCATTCGTATATACCACCTCGGACTCCTCAGGGGCCACATCGTCATATATCCACTCTAGAAGGGAAACATATGAAGAGGCGAAGACAGACATTTCATGATGAGGCACCCATCAGGGTCACATCACAAAATCCCTTGAAGTCACAAATAAAAAGGATTGTTGAGGAGGTACTTGAGAGGGAAAAGACTATTTCCGCCCGTGACAACTCATATAAGAGAACCCCTTTTGCAGCCAATCTGTTGAGGCGACCACCCCCTCGAAAATTTAAACTCCCGCAATTTCCTGTCTACTCTGGAACGGGAGACCCCATTCAGCATGTGCAACAGTTTGAGTCTCTGGTACTCCTGCATGGATGGGATGACGTCACGGCTTGCCATGTATTCACCTTGACCCTAGTAGACTATGCTTATAACTGGTTTTACAAGCTTCCTGAAGGGTCTGTCTCCTCGTATGATCAGCTGCGACGAGAGTTTCTCGTGGCCTTTTCCATAAATGCTTCACAAGCAAAAAACCCTATTTATCTGCTCTGTGTTCGCCAAGAGCCGCGTGAACCACTAAGGCGTTATATTGATCGCTTTAGGAACGCCATCTTGGAAGTCCATGATGCACCGGCTGATATGGTATCTGTGGCACTTATGCAGGGGACAACCTACACCCCGTTAAAGGAATCTTTGGCATTTGATAAGCCTACTTCGTTGACTGATCTTCTCTTGCGTGCCGACAAGTTTGCAGTGCAGGAAGAGATACTCAATAGCCTTGACACTTCAAGCAAGGGAAGTCAAGGCACTTGGAGACGTGCCTCTCACTTTTAA
- the LOC127803554 gene encoding LOW QUALITY PROTEIN: probable protein phosphatase 2C 23 (The sequence of the model RefSeq protein was modified relative to this genomic sequence to represent the inferred CDS: deleted 1 base in 1 codon): MGNGLGKIGVCFTGGEDLRRRKDTAFVISDPIDDLGHSFCYVRPDPSRLSSSKVHSEETTTFRSISGASVSANTSTPLSTALVDSYSYNSFDRASAFESSTSFASIPLQPVPRNSMSSGPLPKVSGGIPVSGPMERGFMSGPIERGFMSGPLDRGIFSGPLEKGGSDQFRRSFSHGGFALRPRLRKGSLIRVLQRAISKTISRGQNSIVAPIKSVVSVKEQNWIVGSEKQNQLTISSVNLSSDGSLDDDDSLESQNLQWAQGKAGEDRVHVVVSEEHGWVFVGIYDGFSGPDAPDYLLSNLYPAVHKELKGLLWDDKTEPSNSSSSVRSESSNSDMEATTRDSCSPCFEQESFPCGSCESNFRKKRCSNSKSRYKGAAKKWEENQRRWRCEWDRERLELDRRLKEQLNRNSSDASVAINHSDVLKALSEALRKTEEAYLDIADKMLVENPELALMGSCVLVMLMKGEDVYVMNVGDSRVVLAHKPEPDLWRQDLERINEETLYDLEVCDGDGDGSNTMPSLAAFQLTKDHSTSVEEEVQRIKNEHPDDPGAVTNDRVKGSLKVTRAFGAGFLKQPKWNNALLEMFRIDYVGTSPYINCLPSVYHHSLGPRDRFLILSSDGLYQYFTNEEAVSEVELFIAWWPEGDPAQHLVEEVLFRAAKKAGMDFHELLEIPQGDRRRYHDDVSIIVISLEGRIWRSCV; the protein is encoded by the exons ATGGGTAACGGCTTGGGAAAGATCGGCGTGTGCTTCACCGGCGGCGAGGACCTTCGCCGGAGGAAGGACACGGCCTTCGTGATTTCGGACCCAATCGACGATCTGGGCCACTCCTTCTGCTACGTCCGGCCCGACCCGTCTCGGCTCTCCTCCTCCAAGGTCCACTCCGAGGAGACGACGACGTTCCGGTCGATCTCCGGCGCCTCTGTCAGCGCCAACACCTCGACGCCTCTCTCCACAGCTCTCGTCGATTCCTACAGCTACAACAGCTTCGATCGAGCCTCGGCTTTCGAGAGCTCCACCTCCTTCGCTTCCATTCCCCTCCAACCCGTCCCCCGGAATTCGATGAGCTCCGGTCCCTTGCCCAAGGTTTCGGGTGGAATACCCGTGTCCGGCCCGATGGAGAGAGGGTTCATGTCCGGCCCGATCGAGCGGGGCTTCATGTCGGGCCCCCTCGATCGGGGCATCTTCTCGGGTCCTCTCGAAAAGGGCGGCTCCGATCAGTTCAGGCGAAGCTTCTCTCATGGAGGTTTTGCCTTACGACCCAGATTGAGAAAAGGGTCGTTGATCCGGGTCCTACAGAGAGCCATATCCAAGACGATTTCCCGTGGCCAAAACTCTATTGTTGCGCCGATTAAAAGCGTGGTTTCCGTCAAAGAGCAGAATTGGATCGTCGGGTCTGAGAAACAAAACCAGCTCACAATCAGCAGCGTGAATCTGAGCAGCGACGGGAGCTTAGACGACGACGATTCACTCGAGAGCCAGAATCTTCAATGGGCGCAAGGCAAGGCCGGCGAGGATCGAGTTCACGTCGTGGTCTCGGAGGAACACGGATGGGTTTTCGTCGGAATTTATGACGGATTTAGCGGCCCCGACGCTCCTGATTATCTTCTCTCCAATCTCTACCCCGCCGTTCATAAGGAGCTCAAGGGCTTGCTTTGGGATGATAAAACCGAACCCTCAAATTCTAGTTCCTCTGTTCGCTCTGAAAGCTCCAATTCGGATATGGAAGCGACTACTAGAGATTCCTGCTCTCCCTGCTTTGAGCAAGAGAGTTTTCCATGCGGAAGCTGCGAATCGAACTTCAGGAAAAAGCGATGCAGCAATTCGAAGAGTAGGTATAAAGGGGCGGCGAAGAAATGGGAGGAGAATCAGAGGCGATGGAGGTGCGAGTGGGACCGGGAGAGGCTCGAGCTCGACCGGCGGTTAAAAGAACAGTTAAATCGAAACAGTTCGGATGCTTCTGTGGCGATCAATCACTCCGATGTGTTGAAGGCTTTGTCCGAGGCTCTGAGGAAAACAGAGGAGGCCTATTTGGACATTGCAGATAAGATGCTCGTCGAAAATCCTGAGTTGGCCTTGATGGGTTCTTGCGTGCTTGTGATGCTAATGAAGGGTGAGGATGTTTATGTTATGAATGTA GGCGATAGCCGGGTGGTTTTGGCTCATAAACCGGAGCCCGATCTGTGGCGGCAGGACTTAGAGAGGATCAATGAAGAAACATTGTACGATCTTGAGGTTtgtgatggtgatggtgatggatCCAACACAATGCCCAGTTTAGCCGCCTTTCAGCTCACCAAGGATCACAGCACCTCTGTGGAGGAG GAAgttcaaagaataaaaaatgaacaTCCAGATGATCCCGGCGCAGTGACCAATGATCGAGTGAAAGGTTCGTTGAAGGTCACTCGAGCTTTTGGCGCTGGTTTTCTGAAGCAG CCCAAATGGAACAACGCACTTCTGGAGATGTTTAGAATCGACTATGTAGGAACGTCGCCATATATCAACTGCCTACCGTCTGTCTATCATCACAGTTTAGGTCCAAGAGACAGGTTTTTGATATTATCATCTGATGGGCTTTATCAATACTTCACAAATGAAGAAGCTGTATCCGAAGTCGAGCTTTTCATTGCATGGTGGCCTGAAGGGGATCCAGCACAGCACCTGGTTGAGGAAGTGCTCTTCCGAGCAGCAAAGAAAGCTG GAATGGACTTCCATGAGCTGCTTGAAATACCGCAAGGGGATAGGCGGCGGTACCACGATGACGTTTCAATAATTGTTATTTCTTTGGAAGGAAGGATATGGAGATCATGTGTATAA
- the LOC127799087 gene encoding metallothionein-like protein 1 has protein sequence MSSCGCGSSCQCGSSCGGGCGMYPDVEKSTATAITIGGVAPPVKTYSEGSEKSTGTEAGHGCKCGSNCTCDPCNC, from the exons ATGTCAAGCTGTGGCTGTGGTTCTTCCTGCCAGTGCGGAAGCAGCTGTGGAGGAGG GTGCGGAATGTACCCTGACGTGGAGAAGAGCACCGCCACTGCAATCACCATCGGCGGCGTTGCACCGCCGGTGAAGACGTACTCCGAGGGGTCGGAGAAGAGCACCGGAACAGAAGCTGGGCATGGCTGCAAGTGTGGGTCGAACTGCACCTGCGACCCATGTAACTGTTAA
- the LOC127798990 gene encoding uncharacterized protein LOC127798990, with protein MGKHLWREPANQQFEDNHPGCMWGILHVLDYHHWNYNVKKTRPHKKLNGPRYDKGNVRHKTRLYLADSDEMQKLVDAETDPSSRKTSSTNKRSLRERIKALISKEMSKEESHGQRGSGLPRSQLQRTYSIHHLEPSDQEPHGKNTGWNRPIIFLPANAESNAGVTRSRDQGHMNGTKSPVGSNDNFVADDIDNVLDCLDKELTENLKLNSEKCEKAKEISENQKHMETSQHRGNASNDESADVLEIFRVNKELFLKVMQETDDGIAKCYHNLPAARLIKSGSFPAANFSHNRKFRPSTPRHKQNEVWSSLKGEKFAGTQAPKLVAFKSLRDPETISQLLMVVEKGGKVQTHDLPFYLKYPTEELDERGNNKVPLNPLCQKTEYAVGEHEDKLNSFHEIGGSVYDLSKDKPTHIRRTSSLNESLERYAQLFQNSFNREVKLHVSKSLKLTNESEILSGDAPKSFKRVRSLTHLDSYPSVPNELSSDAHFSGVPIRTVVDGTEHVASDSHDETKPVNLPINAEHVPAEANKESECLYDTVETSSSSQEKEHLSSLIEHINQPGTAKVLELGEEMEKQTVREGNFVEEREIAINNLPRARPTSVVRSCSQEDVTRCADFSTSEGSEGRGDYVDKEPSVDSRCTSGSDTLASSNGTGKPENFQNASMSVKNERLIELCTNDNTDFDFVHAILEHSGFNGNSFLGTWHSLDQPLSPLVFEEVKACWPHESQCSGEETYTCCHHQLMFDLINEVLLQIRDSSFTYYPKELSFSCRLRPMPVNLRHHILEEVWGRISKIRSLRLGMDQSVDCAIVQDLGRDDGWMNLQMETECVALELEDMILDELLEEIICS; from the exons ATGGGAAAGCACTTGTGGAGGGAACCTGCTAATCAGCAATTTGAGGATAATCATCCAGGCTGCATGTGGGGAATTCTTCATGTCCTTGATTACCATCATTGGAACTATAATGTCAAGAAGACACGGCCTCACAAAAAACTTAATGGACCAAGATATGACAAAG GCAATGTAAGACATAAAACAAGATTGTATTTAGCTGATTCTGATGAAATGCAAAAGCTCGTGGATGCTGAG ACTGATCCAAGTAGCAGAAAGACTAGCTCAACAAACAAACGATCTCTCAGAGAACGCATAAAAGCATTAATTTCTAAAGAGATGTCTAAGGAAGAGAGCCACGGACAAAGAGGTTCAGGCTTACCTCGGTCACAGCTGCAGCGAACTTATTCAATCCATCATTTAGAACCTTCAGATCAAGAGCCTCATGGGAAAAACACAGGTTGGAATCGCCCAATTATTTTCCTGCCCGCTAATGCTGAAAGTAATGCTGGTGTCACCAGATCGCGAGATCAAGGCCACATGAACGGTACCAAGAGTCCAGTTGGCAGCAATGACAATTTTGTTGCAGATGATATTGACAATGTTTTGGATTGCTTGGATAAAGAGCTCACCGAGAATCTCAAACTGAACTCGGAGAAGTGTGAAAAGGCAAAGGAAATTTCAGAAAACCAGAAACACATGGAAACTAGCCAGCACCGTGGAAATGCTTCAAATGATGAGTCTGCAGACGTTCTGGAAATATTTAGGGTgaataaagaattatttttaaaagttatgCAAGAAACAGATGATGGAATTGCAAAATGCTATCATAATCTGCCTGCTGCGAGATTAATTAAATCAGGGTCATTTCCTGCTGCTAACTTTTCACACAATAGAAAATTTAGGCCTAGTACTCCCAGACACAAACAAAATGAAGTTTGGTCTTCCCTAAAGGGAGAGAAGTTTGCTGGAACTCAGGCTCCAAAGTTGGTTGCATTCAAGTCTCTAAGGGATCCAGAGACAATTTCACAGCTTCTCATGGTTGTTGAAAAGGGAGGAAAAGTGCAAACTCATGATTTACCCTTTTATTTGAAATACCCAACTGAGGAACTAGATGAGAGAGGGAATAACAAAGTACCGCTGAATCCTTTATGTCAGAAAACAGAATATGCAGTTGGGGAGCATGAAGACAAGTTGAACAGTTTTCATGAAATCGGTGGTTCTGTTTATGATCTCAGTAAGGACAAACCAACTCACATTAGAAGAACATCTTCTTTAAACGAATCACTGGAAAGATATGCTCAGTTGTTTCAGAATAGTTTCAACAGGGAGGTCAAGTTGCACGTCTCAAAGAGCTTAAAGTTGACAAATGAGTCTGAGATTCTGTCAGGTGATGCTCCAAAATCGTTCAAAAGGGTTCGGTCTCTAACTCATCTTGATTCTTATCCTTCCGTTCCAAATGAGCTGTCTTCTGATGCTCATTTTTCAGGGGTACCTATTAGGACAGTTGTGGATGGCACTGAGCATGTTGCAAGTGATAGTCATGATGAAACAAAGCCAGTAAATCTTCCTATAAATGCAGAGCATGTCCCAGCAGAAGCTAATAAGGAGAGTGAATGTCTATATGACACTGTAGAAACAAGTTCTAGTAGTCAGGAAAAGGAACACTTATCCAGcttaatagaacatataaatCAGCCTGGTACTGCTAAGGTGCTTGAGCTTGGCGAGGAAATGGAAAAGCAAACTGTAAGGGAAGGCAATTTTGTTGAAGAACGGGAGATTGCCATCAATAATCTTCCACGAGCAAGACCGACTTCAGTTGTCCGAAGCTGTTCCCAAGAAGATGTAACCAGATGTGCAGATTTTTCAACCTCAGAAG GATCTGAGGGCAGAGGCGATTATGTTGACAAGGAACCTTCAGTTGACTCACGATGCACTTCTGGTTCAGATACCCTAGCAAGTTCTAATGGGACAGGAAAGCCTGAGAATTTTCAAAATGCAAGCATGAGTGTTAAGAATGAGAGGCTTATTGAATTATGTACAAATGACAACACCGACTTTGATTTTGTCCACGCTATTCTTGAGCACTCGGGCTTCAATGGAAATAGCTTCCTTGGAACATGGCACTCATTGGACCAGCCACTGAGCCCTTTGGTGTTTGAAGAAGTGAAGGCTTGCTGGCCCCATGAATCCCAATGCTCCGGAGAAGAAACCTATACCTGTTGTCATCACCAGCTtatgtttgatttaattaatgagGTTTTGCTTCAGATACGTGATAGTTCATTCACCTACTATCCAAAGGAATTGTCATTCAGTTGTCGCTTACGCCCAATGCCTGTGAATTTGAGGCACCACATTCTAGAGGAGGTCTGGGGAAGAATCAGCAAGATCCGAAGCTTAAGGCTGGGGATGGATCAGTCAGTGGACTGTGCCATTGTTCAAGACCTGGGGAGGGATGATGGCTGGATGAACCTCCAGATGGAAACCGAGTGTGTGGCACTTGAGCTGGAGGATATGATTTTGGATGAACTTTTGGAAGAAATCATATGCTCGTGA
- the LOC127799066 gene encoding CAX-interacting protein 4-like encodes MPATAGRVRMPANNRVHSSAALQTHGIWQSAIGYDPYAPNKEENKNAQQKSSNSGPEAENAYASFQGLLALARITGSNADEARGSCKKCGRVGHLTFQCRNFLSVKDDLKEKDPDAIEAAVLSGLDKLKGNRVKAKGGKNATESSEESSEEEESESSDSDYDSEMERAIAEKYGKKMSKLQSSREKKEGSDDDNIVSGHKKRGRSKKRSEKKAHTDTNSEDEGGSKRRKERRRRRDESSDEDVDSTRHRRRKTRKEKRKRRSHWRSDDSVSEDFEHSSRRHKRKSRRATSPSDSDVSSSEDSRVGRDKKRSGKKIRRHHREKED; translated from the coding sequence ATGCCGGCAACAGCAGGTAGGGTTCGTATGCCTGCAAACAATAGGGTGCACAGTAGTGCAGCCCTCCAGACCCACGGTATATGGCAGAGTGCCATTGGGTATGATCCTTATGCCCCcaataaggaagaaaacaagaacGCCCAGCAGAAGTCTTCAAACTCAGGACCAGAAGCTGAGAATGCCTATGCCAGTTTCCAGGGATTGCTTGCACTGGCCCGCATAACTGGTTCCAATGCCGATGAGGCTCGTGGATCCTGCAAAAAATGTGGCCGGGTTGGGCATCTCACCTTTCAGTGCCGGAACTTTTTGAGTGTTAAGGATGACCTCAAGGAGAAAGACCCAGATGCAATTGAGGCTGCAGTTCTGTCTGGGTTGGATAAGCTGAAGGGAAATAGGGTTAAGGCAAAAGGTGGCAAAAATGCAACTGAGAGCTCAGAAGAGAGTTCTGAGGAGGAGGAGAGTGAAAGTTCAGATTCTGACTATGATTCAGAAATGGAGAGGGCTATTGCTGAGAAATATGGAAAGAAGATGAGTAAATTGCAGTcatcaagagagaagaaagagggTTCTGATGACGATAACATTGTTTCTGGGCATAAGAAAAGGGGTAGGTCAAAGAAGAGAAGTGAGAAGAAGGCACATACTGATACTAACAGTGAGGATGAGGGTGGgagtaaaagaagaaaggaaaggaggCGCAGGAGAGATGAATCATCAGATGAGGATGTTGATTCCACTCGACATCGAAGGAGGAAAActaggaaggagaagaggaagagaaggagtCATTGGCGTTCTGATGATTCAGTTTCAGAAGACTTCGAGCATTCTTCCAGACGACACAAGCGGAAGAGTAGGAGGGCAACTTCGCCATCTGATTCTGATGTTAGCAGCTCAGAGGATTCCCGTGTTGGGAGAGACAAAAAGAGGTCTGGGAAGAAGATCAGGAGGCACCACCGTGAAAAAGAGGACTAG